From Proteiniborus sp. MB09-C3, the proteins below share one genomic window:
- a CDS encoding ATP-binding protein produces the protein MGMKEKFNLEFKKEITKTFLKTVSAYSNYNDGQIIFGIDDSGDLIGIDRVEDECLRIENMINDSIEPAPNFKIEVKKIGEKTIIVLNVMKGRDTPYYYKGKAYKRSDSATLEVDRFELRRLAIEGINMDYEEAGSSSQDLEFNKLEFKLKEKTGIKNINLDILKTLGLYNKDGYYNIAAELLADDNNMEFSGIDIVRFGKDISKILYRETINKKSLLSQYDRAIEIFEQYYQYEEIEGYIRVKKELIPKEAFREALANAIVHRIWDINSYIQISMYEDRIEIISPGGLPEGISKDEYLYGNISVLRNPIIAGVFYRLDIIEKFGTGIARINKEYERNLSKPSFDISRNSICMLLPTTNFNQLDLSEEEVLILDIVKDEVELSRGEIDEKSGFSKSKTLRIINNLVDKNIIQKLGKGPGTTYRLK, from the coding sequence ATGGGAATGAAAGAAAAATTTAATTTAGAATTTAAAAAAGAGATAACTAAGACATTTTTAAAAACAGTTAGTGCTTATTCAAATTATAATGACGGACAGATTATATTTGGAATAGATGATAGTGGTGATTTGATAGGAATAGACCGTGTAGAAGACGAATGCCTTAGGATAGAGAATATGATAAATGACTCTATAGAACCTGCCCCAAATTTTAAAATAGAAGTGAAAAAAATAGGCGAAAAGACTATTATCGTATTAAATGTTATGAAAGGCAGAGATACACCATATTACTATAAGGGAAAAGCTTATAAGAGATCGGATTCTGCTACTTTAGAGGTGGATAGATTTGAATTAAGAAGATTAGCTATTGAGGGAATAAATATGGATTATGAAGAGGCAGGGTCATCATCTCAAGACTTAGAATTTAATAAATTAGAATTTAAGCTAAAAGAAAAAACAGGAATAAAAAATATAAATTTAGATATTTTAAAGACTTTAGGTCTCTATAATAAAGATGGATATTATAATATTGCTGCAGAACTATTAGCTGACGATAACAATATGGAGTTTTCCGGAATTGATATAGTAAGGTTTGGAAAAGATATCAGCAAAATTCTATATAGGGAAACTATCAATAAAAAATCTTTATTATCTCAATATGATAGAGCCATAGAAATCTTTGAACAATACTATCAATATGAGGAAATAGAAGGGTATATAAGAGTTAAAAAAGAACTAATTCCTAAGGAAGCTTTTAGAGAAGCTCTAGCTAATGCAATAGTTCATAGAATTTGGGATATAAATTCATATATACAAATATCTATGTATGAAGATAGGATAGAGATAATTTCACCCGGAGGATTACCAGAAGGTATTTCTAAAGATGAGTATTTATATGGGAATATTTCAGTATTAAGAAACCCAATAATAGCAGGAGTGTTCTACAGATTAGACATTATAGAAAAGTTCGGAACTGGGATAGCGAGAATAAATAAGGAATATGAAAGAAACCTATCTAAACCAAGCTTTGATATAAGTAGAAATAGCATATGTATGTTATTACCAACTACAAATTTTAATCAATTGGATTTATCAGAAGAAGAGGTGCTTATACTTGATATAGTGAAAGATGAAGTAGAACTTTCAAGGGGAGAAATAGATGAAAAATCAGGATTTAGTAAGTCTAAGACACTTAGGATAATAAATAATCTTGTAGATAAAAACATAATACAAAAACTAGGTAAAGGTCCTGGAACAACTTATAGACTTAAATAA
- a CDS encoding alkaline phosphatase family protein, with the protein MIKNIFQFKNKFLEKLFTIFVLFALSFFIMSVTFIFSSSTWNMPMFLSYFKSIKLILMNLVPIFLFMSFVYIISNRLWVGFLSSWLLFVTMSIVNRFKLTFRDDPFSFIDIKLIKESMEMKGKYEIQLTRNMVILIVGLIIITVILKMFLNYKITSRKIRLYSLTFVCVLSIIIFGKPYFNYETYASVGDKSIINVWSQTQQFQSKGFVYPFIYSIQGAKDTELEGYDEDKAIEELNKYKYSDIPENKKINVIAVMLEAYNDFSKFDGVEFGIDPYENFHQIQKESLHGNLVTNIFAGGTIDTERAFATGFNTHPNYIKNTNSFVRYFKEQGYRTEAMHPIYGWFYNRRNVNEYLGFDSFDYYENKYQAIQEAFYEDMEFFDYIIKGYEDSKENNQPYFNLSVTYQNHGPYSNEKYSDNQFLAKKDHYDEGTYNIINNYLAGIYKTDSAIKKLVDYFRNEEEPTVVVFFGDHNPWLGEGATGYSMLDINLDFSSEEGFLNYYETPYIIWGNDAAKQVAGKDFSSEGKNISPNFLMPEIFQYFGWEGNEYMQFLTDFKANIDVVNQVYFKENGKYTSELSPENQKLYDDFRNMEYYYSRNFLQDKSKKDSN; encoded by the coding sequence ATGATTAAAAATATTTTTCAGTTTAAAAACAAATTTCTAGAGAAGCTATTTACCATATTTGTTTTATTTGCATTAAGCTTTTTTATAATGTCTGTGACATTTATATTTTCTAGCTCAACATGGAACATGCCAATGTTTTTGAGTTACTTTAAAAGTATAAAATTAATACTAATGAATTTAGTTCCAATCTTTTTATTTATGTCTTTTGTTTATATTATTTCTAATAGGTTGTGGGTAGGCTTTCTTTCATCTTGGCTGCTATTTGTCACTATGTCTATAGTCAATAGATTTAAGCTTACCTTTAGAGATGATCCCTTTTCTTTTATAGATATAAAGCTAATAAAAGAATCTATGGAGATGAAAGGTAAATATGAGATTCAATTAACCCGAAATATGGTTATTTTAATAGTAGGACTAATTATTATAACAGTAATACTAAAGATGTTTTTAAACTATAAAATTACATCCAGAAAAATAAGACTATATTCTTTAACATTTGTTTGTGTATTAAGTATAATTATCTTTGGTAAGCCTTATTTTAATTATGAAACTTATGCTAGCGTAGGCGATAAGTCCATAATTAATGTATGGTCTCAGACTCAACAGTTCCAGTCAAAAGGCTTTGTATATCCTTTTATATACAGTATCCAAGGTGCAAAGGATACAGAGCTTGAAGGATACGATGAGGATAAAGCAATAGAAGAATTGAATAAATATAAGTATAGTGACATCCCTGAAAATAAAAAGATTAATGTTATTGCCGTAATGCTAGAGGCATATAATGATTTCTCAAAGTTTGATGGTGTAGAATTTGGAATAGACCCTTATGAGAACTTTCATCAAATTCAGAAGGAGTCTTTACATGGAAATTTAGTTACAAATATCTTTGCTGGAGGGACAATTGACACAGAAAGAGCATTTGCTACCGGGTTTAATACTCATCCTAATTATATAAAAAATACTAACTCCTTTGTAAGGTATTTCAAGGAGCAAGGATACAGAACAGAAGCCATGCATCCTATTTATGGATGGTTTTATAATAGACGTAACGTGAACGAATATCTAGGTTTTGATTCATTTGATTATTACGAAAATAAATATCAGGCTATACAAGAAGCTTTTTATGAGGATATGGAATTCTTTGATTATATAATAAAAGGATATGAGGATAGCAAGGAAAATAATCAGCCTTATTTTAATTTATCTGTAACATATCAAAATCATGGCCCTTATTCTAATGAAAAATATTCAGACAACCAATTTTTAGCTAAAAAAGATCACTATGATGAAGGAACCTACAATATAATCAATAATTATCTAGCAGGCATATATAAGACAGACTCTGCTATAAAGAAGCTTGTTGATTATTTTAGAAATGAAGAAGAGCCAACAGTAGTAGTGTTTTTTGGAGATCATAACCCATGGCTTGGAGAGGGTGCCACAGGCTATAGTATGCTAGACATAAATCTTGACTTTTCAAGCGAAGAAGGATTTCTAAATTATTACGAAACTCCATATATAATTTGGGGAAATGATGCTGCAAAGCAAGTTGCTGGGAAGGATTTTAGTAGCGAGGGCAAAAACATAAGTCCAAACTTCCTCATGCCTGAGATATTCCAGTACTTTGGATGGGAAGGCAATGAATACATGCAGTTTTTAACGGATTTTAAAGCTAATATTGACGTAGTCAATCAAGTATATTTTAAGGAAAATGGTAAGTATACATCAGAGCTATCACCTGAAAATCAAAAGCTATATGATGATTTCAGAAATATGGAATATTATTATAGCCGTAATTTTCTTCAGGACAAGTCTAAAAAGGATTCAAATTAG
- a CDS encoding S-layer homology domain-containing protein, with protein sequence MKRSISLILALFMLFTFVMPVSALEGYDKELENVIKKAKTLFNITSDYDKFEYQINSYSGTVEYYLRWYDSTEKAGDLQVTIDSDGMVRDYYKYNYNLERGNDTLPKVSKEEGLEKANNFLKKVVPEVVDKVMYIESNEPLNVYDRTYYYNYYRIENGVPFYQNRIYVNVDNMTGEVQSFNCYWDKNIKFDSKDGIIGLEDAKKAYAEKIGLKLVYKLERRNRELTPYIVYTSLNNDKEIDAKTGEPTSFNYYIGYGNDDVADKEMAADNVAGSVSLSPEELEAVSKAKDIISKEEAEKVARQILQIDDEYKLNNINLYSQWYNKDDFMWSMSFSHKEENHINISVDAKNKDIKSFYKYVPYSEKAVAKYDREELQKKAEEFIKKVQKDKFNSVELIDINEPIVRPLSEEMPRQQYFTFIRKVGNAYFQGNGFDLNMDAVTGEITNYNYNWYKGQLPSTDKAINLDKAYDILYNKIGMELQYAKDYVIYDEQEKEENNAKLIYAIKKDKPLNIDAFTGELLYGLNRPYKDNTVSQYSDIEDSYAKMQIETLAKYGVSFSGDKFNPKANIKQKEFLYLILKAKNSYYDVSDEDKDFIEKLYKYLINEKIIQENEKSPESTITKEEAAKYVVRALGYEKVANLKDIYKLSFKDADKISSELIGYVAIASGLGVVEGDNDIFNPKTNMTKEQAAVVVYNLLSIK encoded by the coding sequence GTGAAAAGGAGTATAAGTCTAATTTTAGCATTATTTATGTTGTTTACTTTTGTTATGCCTGTTAGCGCTCTTGAAGGGTATGATAAAGAGTTGGAAAATGTCATCAAAAAAGCAAAAACATTATTTAACATCACTAGTGATTATGATAAGTTCGAATATCAAATTAACAGTTATTCTGGGACAGTAGAGTATTATTTAAGATGGTATGATAGTACTGAAAAAGCAGGGGATCTGCAGGTAACTATTGATTCTGACGGCATGGTAAGGGATTACTATAAATATAACTATAATTTAGAAAGAGGCAACGATACTCTGCCTAAAGTTAGTAAAGAAGAAGGATTAGAGAAAGCAAATAATTTTCTCAAGAAGGTAGTTCCTGAAGTAGTAGATAAGGTAATGTATATAGAGAGCAACGAGCCCTTAAATGTTTATGATAGAACGTATTATTATAACTATTATAGAATAGAAAATGGAGTACCTTTCTACCAAAACCGTATATATGTAAATGTAGACAATATGACAGGAGAAGTACAGAGCTTTAACTGTTATTGGGATAAGAATATTAAATTTGATAGTAAGGATGGCATAATAGGGTTAGAAGATGCAAAAAAAGCTTATGCTGAAAAAATAGGCCTAAAATTAGTATATAAGCTTGAGCGCAGGAATAGAGAGCTTACTCCGTATATAGTTTATACAAGTTTAAATAATGATAAAGAAATTGACGCAAAAACTGGAGAGCCAACAAGCTTTAATTATTATATAGGATATGGAAATGATGATGTAGCAGATAAAGAAATGGCTGCAGATAATGTAGCAGGTAGCGTAAGCCTTTCTCCTGAAGAGTTAGAAGCAGTGTCAAAAGCTAAAGATATAATTAGCAAAGAGGAAGCGGAAAAGGTTGCAAGACAAATATTACAAATAGACGATGAATATAAATTAAACAATATAAATCTATATTCTCAATGGTATAACAAAGATGATTTTATGTGGAGTATGAGTTTTTCTCATAAAGAAGAAAACCATATTAACATATCTGTAGATGCAAAAAATAAAGATATTAAAAGCTTCTACAAGTATGTTCCTTACTCAGAAAAAGCAGTAGCTAAATACGATAGAGAGGAATTGCAAAAGAAGGCTGAAGAATTTATAAAGAAAGTGCAAAAAGATAAGTTTAATTCAGTAGAACTTATAGATATAAATGAGCCAATAGTTAGGCCTTTATCAGAAGAAATGCCAAGACAGCAGTACTTCACATTTATTAGAAAGGTAGGCAATGCTTATTTCCAAGGAAATGGTTTTGACCTAAATATGGATGCGGTGACAGGGGAAATTACAAACTATAACTACAACTGGTACAAAGGTCAGCTTCCGTCAACTGATAAAGCAATCAATTTAGATAAGGCATATGATATTTTATATAACAAAATAGGCATGGAGCTTCAATATGCAAAGGATTACGTAATATATGATGAACAAGAAAAAGAAGAAAATAATGCTAAACTCATTTATGCTATTAAAAAGGATAAACCATTGAATATAGATGCTTTTACAGGAGAACTTTTATATGGATTAAATAGACCATATAAGGACAATACTGTTTCTCAATATAGCGATATTGAAGATAGCTATGCAAAGATGCAAATAGAGACATTAGCAAAGTATGGAGTATCATTCTCAGGTGATAAATTTAATCCTAAAGCAAATATAAAACAAAAGGAATTTCTATACTTGATATTAAAAGCTAAAAACTCTTATTATGATGTTTCAGATGAAGACAAAGATTTTATTGAAAAACTATATAAGTATTTAATTAACGAAAAGATAATACAAGAAAACGAGAAATCACCTGAATCAACAATTACAAAGGAAGAGGCAGCAAAGTATGTTGTGAGGGCATTAGGATATGAAAAAGTAGCAAATTTAAAAGATATTTACAAGCTAAGCTTTAAAGATGCAGATAAGATATCTTCAGAGCTTATAGGGTATGTTGCCATAGCATCAGGCTTGGGAGTAGTTGAAGGAGATAATGATATCTTTAATCCTAAAACTAATATGACAAAAGAACAAGCAGCAGTTGTGGTATATAACCTGCTAAGTATAAAATAG
- a CDS encoding metalloregulator ArsR/SmtB family transcription factor, whose product MNSIKIFKCLSDSSRLKIINSLMIEPMYVELLAERLDLSTSTVSFHLKKLMDADIVSSEKEQYYTIYSLNEEIFSLNLKDLIKDNRKEEDILEQREKKYRDGVIKSFFQYDKLKEIPVQNKKKQIVLEKIVESFEENRNYTEKEVNLIISDFHDDFCTIRRDLIGFGLMERKDGIYKRKIDV is encoded by the coding sequence TTGAACTCAATAAAAATATTTAAATGTTTATCTGACAGTTCAAGGCTAAAGATAATAAATAGTCTAATGATAGAGCCTATGTATGTGGAATTATTAGCAGAAAGACTTGATCTGTCTACTTCAACTGTATCCTTTCATCTAAAAAAACTAATGGATGCTGATATAGTTTCTTCTGAGAAGGAACAGTATTATACAATCTACAGCTTAAATGAAGAGATATTTTCTCTAAATCTTAAAGATTTGATAAAAGATAACAGAAAAGAAGAAGATATATTAGAACAAAGAGAGAAAAAATACAGAGATGGAGTTATAAAATCTTTCTTTCAATATGATAAATTAAAAGAAATACCGGTACAAAATAAAAAGAAGCAAATTGTACTAGAGAAAATAGTAGAAAGCTTTGAAGAAAACAGGAATTATACGGAAAAAGAAGTCAATCTTATAATATCTGATTTCCATGATGATTTTTGCACAATAAGGAGAGATTTAATAGGGTTTGGCCTTATGGAAAGAAAAGATGGAATATACAAAAGAAAAATAGATGTTTAG
- a CDS encoding aminopeptidase gives MDFIDVISNICEGFPFEKGDFVLLNFWGDNEDLEVLDLISENLSRKGIIPFKHHCSRNFFEKVVLNLIRNEENISSGYFEVLSSFKNAVDIFMYPPSFPEGILEEDIPMFKKSLAGLFKALTDNKEYYIQLNMPTEINADNAGIEYSLYKDILCNALSVDFKELKKVCKDKIEALKGKKSIEIVTGKEYSLKLDISNRQWHADDGCGDFPPGEIYIAPIEGNSHGKLLIPQIIFRGQNYENVHMTFKDGSLVKCSSEQLENFLLSLPDNHRILCEFGIGLNPKIKDLTGHSLFDEKALGTYHIALGMNNLFGGKNECPFHMDFVFNCDKVIFK, from the coding sequence ATGGATTTTATAGACGTAATTTCAAATATTTGCGAAGGATTTCCATTTGAAAAAGGAGATTTTGTTTTATTGAATTTTTGGGGAGATAATGAAGATTTAGAGGTTTTGGATCTGATCTCGGAAAACCTAAGCAGAAAAGGAATAATTCCCTTTAAACATCATTGCTCAAGAAATTTTTTTGAAAAGGTAGTTCTTAATTTAATAAGAAATGAAGAAAATATTTCTAGTGGATATTTTGAGGTATTATCTTCTTTTAAAAATGCAGTGGATATATTCATGTATCCTCCAAGCTTTCCAGAAGGAATACTAGAAGAAGATATCCCCATGTTCAAAAAAAGTCTAGCTGGATTATTTAAAGCATTGACTGATAATAAGGAGTATTATATACAGCTAAATATGCCTACAGAAATAAATGCTGATAATGCAGGTATTGAGTATAGCCTTTATAAAGATATACTATGCAATGCCCTATCTGTAGATTTTAAAGAATTAAAAAAAGTCTGCAAAGATAAAATTGAAGCTCTTAAAGGCAAGAAAAGCATAGAGATAGTTACTGGAAAAGAATATTCATTGAAGCTAGATATTAGTAACAGACAATGGCACGCAGATGATGGATGTGGTGATTTCCCTCCAGGAGAAATCTATATAGCACCTATAGAAGGCAATAGTCATGGGAAATTGCTTATTCCACAAATCATTTTTAGAGGACAAAACTATGAGAATGTACATATGACTTTTAAGGATGGCAGTCTTGTTAAATGCTCATCAGAACAGCTTGAGAATTTTTTACTCTCCTTACCGGATAATCATAGAATTCTATGTGAGTTTGGTATTGGACTTAATCCTAAGATTAAAGATTTAACTGGTCATAGTTTATTTGATGAAAAAGCGCTAGGAACTTATCATATAGCACTAGGAATGAATAATCTATTTGGCGGAAAAAACGAATGTCCATTCCATATGGATTTTGTATTTAATTGCGATAAGGTTATTTTTAAATAG